DNA sequence from the Scylla paramamosain isolate STU-SP2022 chromosome 4, ASM3559412v1, whole genome shotgun sequence genome:
CGAGCCTGTGAGCAGCCTGCCTGTTCCTCCCAGCACATGGGTGGTAGCGCGTCCTGAGCCgggagtgtgggaggagaggaggtcaGTGCCTACCCTACTCTCCGAAGTGGAGCTGtgcctctctctgttttctgaTGTCACCAGGGTGCCGTGGGCGCCTGTTCTATCTGGGTAGCCGTCCCTGTCCTGAATGTGCATTGTGTAGTCATCTCTGGACTGCTGTGTCCCTGTGTTGGGTCTGTAGGAGCCATACGGCCTATTTTGACTGTGAGTATCACTGGTCTGCAACACCTCTCCATAGGACTGTCTACTGTAAAAGTCTTCTTCATGGGAATCATTGTTTGGTTCGTAGGGGCTACTGGAGGGTCTCTGGGGAGCAGTAACGATGGTGTTCCCGGCCAGGATGTTAGGAAGGACGTCATGGTGTGGGGCTCCCACTAAGTCGTCTTGGTCCTGCTCGGTGCTGTTCTCATACACTAGTGTCCCATTCTGCGGATACGTTGTTGAAATCAATAGAGGTGGAATGAAGTGCTGTGAGATAATATTGTAGTACTATTGTTATTTCAAGACATGTAATATTGGGATGGTCTCATACACCAAGCTATGTGATAAATGGGGTATTGTAGGGATTCTGATGTTATCataaaggaatgcaaaggaaaaagTTAACCATAACAGATCTGTTTACTCTAATGTGGCTGTCTGTGTTTAGTGTTAGGATGGGTAATGCAGAGATGACAAGAACATCATAAGAAAATGGATGTGGTGGATGTGTAAAGCTGGAAATATAAAATGATGTGGATAattacacacattcacactcacatGAAAATGTCGTTCGTGGTGTGATTTGTACACTGGCTGGCCATTGATGAATTCCTGTTCTTGACGGCTCTCGAAGCGACGACTTTCATATCCAGGGCTGTGCGGTGCTGGGCTGTCTGGCACCTATAcacaaaaagggagagaaggaggctcATTTAGATTCTTCTATGTAAGGATAACAAAATATGTGtaactggaaaaaaatgaaacacaatatcatcaggaatatgagtaggtgGACATGATGGGTATCTCACTTGAAGGAAGGGAATGCTAGCATCTCCTtctatggtgtggtggtggctctGAATGGTCTCCTCCCTGCTGTGGTCCGTGACTTGCAGTCCAGCACCTGTGTGCCGCCCCATCTCCAGCAGATCGTCCTCATCAAGCTCGATGCGGTTATTGTACACGAGTCTTCCATCCTCATAGTGAGTTTCATGGTGAAGATCGTATGTCTGCTGCCCGTTCACGTACTCCTTTTCATCTGTGACTTCATGCTGCTGTGACATGATACCTGGGCGGATGGCCTCCTGGGGCAGATCCACCTGGCCCTCACCATACTCTTGCAAATTGAAATTGACCACCTCGTCTCGTCCATGCTGTGTCGTGTTATCATACACCAATTCTCCGTTTTCATACCTGCGTTCATGCTTCGTCATGCCAATCAGACGTCCGTTCACGTATTTGTATACAGTACGGATCTCAGAGCGACGTGAGGAAGTGTGTGGAGTGCCCACCACTACACACCCATTAGGTCGAGTGCATGGCAAGCTGTCATCAGGGTAACGCTGGTGGTTGCCCGACACCACCGTTTGCCGTCTGGTCTcattgtaatgataatgactggACCCCCCAGAGACAGGACCTGGATGGGGATGGTAGGAGGGGGAGTTGTAGTCGTCGACACTCTCTCTTGTATTGCTGTATTCATTCGTGTTGGACGACCACGCAGAATCTTGGCCGACTATACGTGTGTTATCGCGATCCACGCCGCCTTGCCCTCTGTGCAAGTCATCATCTCTGTCATCCTCTTCTGGCTCTGGAAGTCGACCACGAAACACCATTTCATTGTCAACTGGCGGTATCTGGGACAACCCACCATCCTCCAAGGGGCTTATGTCGTAGCGATCGTCGTCAGTGTCTTCTTGCTGTTGCAGATCTTCAACAGGTTCATCATCCTCCTCGCTGGTGTCAGGGTGTTGATCGCTAATGCTTGGTCGCCGATGGGGATAATCACTGTCAAACTCTCTTTGCCCATAGTGATCCACTTCATAGGTGTCAGGGAGTGGTAATGCGTTGGTGTAAAGCGGCTTACTTCTGTCCTCTGATGACCCCCATGTGAGAGTGGATTGAGCGGTATTCTGACCGCTGGGCTGCTCATCTCCAGGAATCCTGGAGGCTTGCTGTACATGTGTCACTTGCAGATCGCGGTCATTCGTTGGGTGTCGTGGGCGCTGCTGTGTAAGGTGAGACTCGGAGGCGGAATGGTGGGTCTGACCACGGTGGTAGACGGTGGGCTCATCAAAGTCTGGGCGGTGTGTGGGTGAATACTCTCTGTTGGGTGTCGAGGGTTTCCTGTGGGAGGGATAGGGGGAGTGACCAGATGGGTAGGAGGGTTGTGTGTCTTCACGAGAGTTATAGTCATAACCGCCAGGTCTGTTGTAGCCAGGGGTGCGTGAAGGGTagcggggggaggaggaggaactgctgAACTCCGTGTCGCGCTGGTCGGAGGAAACTCTGCTATAGGTAGGGTTGTACGGCCTTGGAATAGGTCTTCGGTATTGAGGATGAGATGTATGGGTCTGGGGATAGGAGTTGCCTGTAGGGGCACGGTAACCCGGGTAGGTCGTTCCAGACTGTTGCTGCTCTCGGGCAGTCATAGAGTATTCAGAAGTGTAAGAGGGGGAGAGGCTGGGTATTGTCTGTTCTCTTGTGTCATATCGTCGGTAGTGGCTGTCCCCATTGTAAGAGCCGTCAGTGATGAgagcaccattagcatcataccGCCCCACCACGTCCTCTGTACCAAAGTGATCCGCTCTGTTTTCTTGAGTGTCCTCATGTACTAGCTGGCCGTCCTTGTACTTgcgttcctcttttttctcaaAAACGGGTTTGCCGTTGACGTAATGGACGCGTGAGCTGTATTCTCTGCGATGGGAGCTGCCGAGGCTTGGTTGATGTGACCCATAAGTCATCATTTGCCGCCTCAGATTTTCCTGCATGCGAGCAAACTCCCTATCAAAGGCATCactctcctcactttcctcGTGGACGTTGGAGCTGTATGTCCTGCTGCGGCCCCGGTTGATGCCAACAGGGGATGGATACCTGTAGCTTCCCCTGTCTGTGCTGCTGTCGCGAGTGAGGGAAGATTGTGAGCGATATGTGCCAGATGAGGGTGGACGTGATTCCAAATCATCCTCGTCCTGCACTACTCTACGATCGTGCACGATGCGATCGTTTTCAAAGCGACGCTCGTGGTAGGCATCATACACAGGCTTGCCGTTGACGTATCGCTGTTCACTCCGCACCTCCTCACGGGAGCTGTACCCGCCATCGTGACCCGAGTGGTGCAGGCCTCCCGAACACGAGTAGCATGGACCACCAGAAAAACTTGCCTCACGCTGCTCTCGGGGAGGACTCGGCTGTGGGTAGAGATTAAGGGTGTTAAGGCCACATCGAGGCATGCATTTCATTCTTACACGAAGTCACAGGTTTGACATTTAATCTGACATCCCTGTAAACACGGTAGGTGATTATG
Encoded proteins:
- the LOC135099847 gene encoding uncharacterized protein LOC135099847, with the translated sequence MAAVPRGVMLLLGLSLTLTLAAGADHEVQQVRGPNVVTRALGPLMEVSGSEPSPPREQREASFSGGPCYSCSGGLHHSGHDGGYSSREEVRSEQRYVNGKPVYDAYHERRFENDRIVHDRRVVQDEDDLESRPPSSGTYRSQSSLTRDSSTDRGSYRYPSPVGINRGRSRTYSSNVHEESEESDAFDREFARMQENLRRQMMTYGSHQPSLGSSHRREYSSRVHYVNGKPVFEKKEERKYKDGQLVHEDTQENRADHFGTEDVVGRYDANGALITDGSYNGDSHYRRYDTREQTIPSLSPSYTSEYSMTAREQQQSGTTYPGYRAPTGNSYPQTHTSHPQYRRPIPRPYNPTYSRVSSDQRDTEFSSSSSSPRYPSRTPGYNRPGGYDYNSREDTQPSYPSGHSPYPSHRKPSTPNREYSPTHRPDFDEPTVYHRGQTHHSASESHLTQQRPRHPTNDRDLQVTHVQQASRIPGDEQPSGQNTAQSTLTWGSSEDRSKPLYTNALPLPDTYEVDHYGQREFDSDYPHRRPSISDQHPDTSEEDDEPVEDLQQQEDTDDDRYDISPLEDGGLSQIPPVDNEMVFRGRLPEPEEDDRDDDLHRGQGGVDRDNTRIVGQDSAWSSNTNEYSNTRESVDDYNSPSYHPHPGPVSGGSSHYHYNETRRQTVVSGNHQRYPDDSLPCTRPNGCVVVGTPHTSSRRSEIRTVYKYVNGRLIGMTKHERRYENGELVYDNTTQHGRDEVVNFNLQEYGEGQVDLPQEAIRPGIMSQQHEVTDEKEYVNGQQTYDLHHETHYEDGRLVYNNRIELDEDDLLEMGRHTGAGLQVTDHSREETIQSHHHTIEGDASIPFLQVPDSPAPHSPGYESRRFESRQEQEFINGQPVYKSHHERHFHNGTLVYENSTEQDQDDLVGAPHHDVLPNILAGNTIVTAPQRPSSSPYEPNNDSHEEDFYSRQSYGEVLQTSDTHSQNRPYGSYRPNTGTQQSRDDYTMHIQDRDGYPDRTGAHGTLVTSENRERHSSTSESRVGTDLLSSHTPGSGRATTHVLGGTGRLLTGSGSLRSGSSTYGSTLDDDSLETTGSSISSSTSTSSQQHVETSEMSGSGCLTCVLFSGSKHQNDSSLGLSGSVGVGGGTSQRQEMSNEEHYRDGKLVYGHEESRRFQDGQLVHEDSREYSDPNTNGSSGSSSLSSSSSSSRSKASSSVSNVGPYSSWSSWSSWSSWSSGGLPLPATDDVCASNPCRNGGTCLAGVYGPICTCSYGFRGNECEEAACMRGYCRHGGQCRIVGGNHLCHCPSEYTGPRCERQQSWRTRRRIASVSP